A genomic segment from Desulfurispirillum indicum S5 encodes:
- a CDS encoding DUF2779 domain-containing protein, translated as MQHLSKSRIIEHRQCARRLWLRVHRPDLDTQASTSAQSRMQAGTHAGEVACSLFPGGRMIEAEKLSDAIALTTDLLNRKPKPTLFEATFSHSRVLVRVDILQPVRGGYDIVEVKSSTEIQGYHLEDAAIQAWVCQQAGLPVKRTQLAHINKTFVYPGKQQYDGLFTFADITKDTDALLKQVPHWTKAAFATLNEKSEPIIEPGKHCKEPFECPYVEHCAHEYKAAKYPPEDLGNQGNTINRLREQGYTDLRKVPKALLGNNKKHLRIWRACRSGKAELDPAAGEHLRSLAYPRYFLDFETIQFIVPTWKGTRPYQQIPFQWSCHKAGKNGTVSHTEFLDISGKDPSKPFLETLTPALGKRGPIFVYSHFERDRLKALAIRFPKYATDIEAILERMVDLLPLSRAHYYHPAMHGSWSIKAVLPTIAPELDYSALEGVQDGGEAQQAYLETIHRQTTGERKTELQQAMLAYCKLDTEALVKLVEYFEGH; from the coding sequence ATGCAGCACCTTTCCAAATCCCGTATCATTGAACACCGCCAGTGTGCCAGGCGACTCTGGCTGCGTGTACATCGCCCCGACCTCGACACCCAGGCATCCACATCTGCACAGAGCCGCATGCAGGCAGGAACCCACGCCGGGGAAGTTGCCTGCAGCCTCTTTCCTGGTGGAAGAATGATCGAGGCGGAAAAGCTGAGCGATGCCATTGCCCTCACCACAGACCTTTTGAACAGAAAGCCGAAACCAACACTTTTCGAAGCCACCTTCAGCCATAGCAGGGTTCTGGTGCGGGTAGATATTCTGCAACCGGTTCGTGGCGGATACGACATTGTGGAAGTAAAGTCGTCAACTGAAATCCAGGGCTACCATTTGGAAGATGCCGCCATCCAGGCCTGGGTATGCCAGCAGGCAGGCCTTCCCGTAAAAAGGACCCAGCTTGCCCATATCAACAAAACCTTCGTGTACCCCGGCAAACAACAATACGATGGCCTCTTCACCTTTGCCGATATAACCAAAGACACAGATGCCCTGCTCAAGCAGGTTCCCCACTGGACCAAAGCAGCATTTGCCACCCTGAACGAAAAGAGTGAGCCCATAATCGAGCCCGGCAAACACTGCAAAGAGCCCTTTGAGTGCCCATACGTGGAGCACTGCGCCCATGAATACAAAGCCGCAAAGTATCCCCCGGAAGACCTCGGGAATCAGGGGAACACAATAAACAGGCTGCGGGAACAGGGTTACACCGATCTGCGCAAAGTGCCCAAGGCCTTGCTTGGAAACAACAAGAAGCACCTGCGCATCTGGCGTGCCTGCCGCAGTGGCAAAGCAGAACTCGACCCCGCAGCCGGGGAACACCTCCGTTCGCTTGCATATCCCCGCTACTTCCTCGACTTCGAAACCATCCAGTTTATCGTTCCCACCTGGAAAGGCACCCGCCCTTACCAGCAGATACCCTTCCAGTGGTCATGCCACAAAGCAGGCAAGAACGGCACCGTCAGCCACACCGAATTCCTGGACATCAGCGGCAAAGACCCCAGCAAACCATTTCTGGAGACGTTAACTCCCGCCCTTGGCAAACGCGGGCCAATTTTCGTGTACAGTCACTTTGAAAGAGATAGGCTGAAAGCGCTTGCCATCCGCTTTCCAAAATATGCCACCGACATTGAAGCCATTCTGGAGCGTATGGTTGACCTGCTGCCTCTTTCCAGGGCGCACTACTACCATCCCGCCATGCATGGCAGCTGGTCAATCAAGGCCGTACTGCCCACCATCGCCCCGGAGCTTGATTATAGCGCCCTGGAAGGCGTGCAGGATGGAGGAGAAGCCCAGCAGGCTTACCTGGAAACCATACATCGCCAGACAACTGGCGAGCGCAAAACAGAATTGCAGCAGGCCATGCTGGCCTACTGCAAACTGGATACGGAAGCATTAGTGAAGCTGGTGGAGTATTTTGAAGGGCATTAA
- a CDS encoding helix-turn-helix domain-containing protein translates to MAIYSATPREIQRDLQQRFRERRLQMKLTQEGLAQRSGVSLGSLKRFEHTGQISLESLLKLALVLGCLDDFSAVCDSQNRSPQSLDELLAASKTPKRGSRT, encoded by the coding sequence TTGGCTATATATTCAGCAACTCCACGGGAAATACAAAGAGACTTGCAGCAGCGCTTCCGGGAGCGTCGTCTGCAGATGAAGTTGACCCAGGAGGGGCTTGCCCAGCGCTCGGGGGTGAGCCTTGGCTCCCTGAAGCGCTTTGAGCACACGGGGCAGATTTCCCTGGAATCCCTCCTCAAGCTGGCCCTGGTGCTTGGGTGTCTTGACGATTTTTCTGCTGTTTGCGATTCGCAAAATCGGTCACCCCAATCCCTTGATGAACTGCTGGCTGCCAGCAAAACACCCAAGCGGGGCTCCCGCACATGA
- a CDS encoding type II toxin-antitoxin system HipA family toxin, whose product MPDGWGRFLLDRQLRRHAIDVRRLTPLDLLTLIGVNGMGALSYQPQQHVVSSTAPGEISLDTLCRESWELLQGNDSTCLEDLLLLSGSSAGDRPKVMVDVVNGDIVRAGSGTADAESWIVKFRATSDPADIGPIEYAYSLMAQDAGIEIPATRLFRTERGMYFGIRRFDRADGRRIHVHSFAGLLHADHRTPCLDYDDVLKATTLVTRSFQETQKAFALACFNVLCHNRDDHSKNFSCLLDDTRQWKFAPAYDLTFSYGPGGEHSTMVMGEGRNPGRKHLQELGKAHGIKSATAILERVRSTVLRFSEFAEQAGVSEHSAASIEAAIQRQCAL is encoded by the coding sequence CTGCCTGACGGGTGGGGGCGATTCCTGCTCGATCGTCAGCTGCGCAGGCATGCTATTGACGTTCGCCGCCTCACGCCCCTGGACCTTTTGACACTTATTGGGGTCAATGGCATGGGCGCGCTGAGTTACCAGCCTCAGCAACATGTTGTGAGCAGCACGGCACCTGGGGAGATTTCACTCGATACGCTCTGTCGTGAATCCTGGGAACTCCTGCAAGGCAATGACAGCACTTGTCTCGAAGACCTGCTCTTGCTCAGCGGCTCCTCGGCAGGGGACAGGCCAAAGGTAATGGTAGACGTGGTAAACGGAGATATCGTAAGGGCAGGCTCAGGTACTGCAGATGCAGAGAGCTGGATAGTGAAATTTCGGGCCACATCAGATCCAGCTGATATTGGGCCAATAGAGTATGCCTATAGCCTTATGGCCCAGGATGCGGGCATTGAGATCCCAGCCACAAGGCTTTTCAGGACGGAGCGTGGCATGTACTTCGGTATAAGGCGATTTGACCGCGCTGATGGCAGGCGCATCCATGTTCACAGCTTTGCCGGATTGCTGCATGCCGACCACCGCACTCCCTGCCTGGACTATGATGATGTCCTCAAGGCCACCACACTTGTCACCCGTAGCTTTCAGGAGACGCAAAAAGCCTTTGCCCTGGCCTGCTTCAACGTGCTCTGCCACAACCGGGATGATCACAGCAAGAATTTTTCCTGCCTGCTTGACGATACCCGCCAGTGGAAGTTTGCTCCCGCATACGACCTGACTTTCTCCTATGGGCCAGGTGGTGAACACAGCACCATGGTGATGGGCGAAGGACGCAATCCTGGCAGAAAGCACCTGCAGGAGCTTGGCAAAGCCCATGGAATCAAATCGGCAACAGCAATACTTGAGCGGGTGCGCTCAACTGTTCTGCGCTTCAGCGAGTTTGCCGAACAGGCTGGTGTGAGTGAGCACTCAGCAGCCTCGATAGAGGCTGCTATCCAACGCCAATGCGCTTTATAG